The following are encoded in a window of Ogataea parapolymorpha DL-1 chromosome VII, whole genome shotgun sequence genomic DNA:
- a CDS encoding eukaryotic translation initiation factor 5: MSLINICRENNDPFYRYKMPAIQAKTEGRGNGIKTNVLNAADVARALARPTAYVIKFFGFELGALTNIDEEKEKFVVNGQHDAGKLQDVLDNFINRFVLCPSCKNPETELVITKDDNVMRDCKACGKVTSCDPRQKLVTYILKNPPPKKSKKSGTASANVGGGGTKIAEIAEKQKQSQDEDVDAVPFDGDAPPSQKIEVKDEEWAVDMSEEAVKARARELEGLTLSSDTLDKYEEFGEWLLQDELPDDVEIFKKGSEMGIIGDTKTIEVLAQVLFDENIVDEIEEHKGLLGKLVTTDKHEMSLLGGIERMIGLKHPELVKIVPKVLMALYDNDLASEDVIRNWGTHVSKKFVPKETSKKVRKAAKPFLKWLDEAEEESDEE, translated from the coding sequence ATGTCTCTAATCAACATCTGTAGAGAGAACAATGACCCGTTCTACCGGTACAAGATGCCGGCCATCCAGGCCAAGACAGAGGGCCGTGGAAACGGTATCAAGACGAACGTTTTGAACGCCGCGGATGTTGCGCGGGCGCTGGCGCGACCAACGGCATACGTGATCAAGTTCTTTGGGTTTGAGCTCGGTGCGCTCAccaacatcgacgaggaaaaggagaaaTTTGTGGTGAACGGGCAGCACGATGCGGGCAAGCTGcaggacgtgctggacaacTTCATCAACCGATTTGTGCTGTGTCCGTCGTGCAAGAACCCAGAGACAGAGCTGGtcatcaccaaagacgacaACGTCATGAGAGACTGCAAGGCGTGCGGTAAGGTGACGAGCTGCGACCCGCGCCAGAAGCTGGTGACGTACATTCTCAAGAACCCGCCACCGAAGAAGAGCAAAAAGTCCGGAACCGCGTCCGCGAACGTTGGCGGTGGCGGCACCAAGATCGCTGAGATTGctgagaaacagaaacagtcgcaggacgaggacgtCGACGCAGTGCCGTTCGACGGCGACGCACCTCCATCGCAGAAGATCGAGGTAAAGGACGAGGAATGGGCCGTCGATATGTCGGAGGAGGCCGTCAAGGCGCGTGCCAGAGAGCTGGAGGGACTGACGCTGAGTTCCGACACCTTGGACAAGTACGAGGAGTTTGGCGAGTGGCTGCTGCAAGACGAGTTGCCCGACGACGTGGAGATCTTCAAAAAGGGCTCCGAAATGGGCATCATCGGCGACACCAAGACGATCGAGGTTCTGGCACAGGTGCTGTTTGACGAAAATATTGTGGACGAAATAGAGGAGCACAAGGGCCTGCTGGGCAAGCTGGTGACTACAGACAAGCACGAGATGTCGCTGCTGGGCGGAATCGAGAGAATGATCGGCTTGAAACACCCTGAACTTGTCAAGATCGTGCCCAAGGTGTTGATGGCCCTGTACGATAACGATTTGGCCTCTGAGGACGTGATTAGAAACTGGGGGACGCACGTGAGCAAGAAGTTTGTGCCGAAGGAGACGTCCAAGAAGGTCCGCAAGGCCGCCAAGCCGTTCCTCAAGTGGCtcgacgaggccgaggaggaaaGCGACGAGGAATAA